One Chthoniobacterales bacterium genomic window carries:
- a CDS encoding gamma-glutamylcyclotransferase, with the protein MRSLTRPLSYGTVRRGGSNHFRMAGAEFVAPATARGRLYQIDWYPGLVLDDKAGEIIGDIYQVSAELMEALDAFEGAEYPASACWQRCWMVRNARHGFWEWLGAVAESRRITGGDWLDR; encoded by the coding sequence TTGCGCTCGCTGACGAGGCCTTTGTCTTATGGCACGGTGCGCCGCGGCGGATCGAACCACTTCCGCATGGCGGGCGCGGAGTTTGTGGCGCCGGCCACGGCGAGAGGAAGGCTCTATCAGATCGACTGGTATCCGGGGCTTGTTCTCGATGATAAGGCGGGTGAAATCATCGGCGATATCTATCAAGTGTCCGCGGAGTTGATGGAAGCGCTCGATGCCTTTGAAGGAGCGGAATACCCCGCGTCCGCGTGCTGGCAACGCTGCTGGATGGTTCGCAACGCGAGGCATGGGTTCTGGGAATGGCTCGGCGCGGTGGCTGAAAGCCGCAGAATCACCGGCGGGGACTGGCTGGATCGGTAG
- a CDS encoding acyl-CoA desaturase, translating to MQIPLFTRIPWDRVNWTTSIFLAVINTLALTAVPLYLWHYGLDWFQVALFLFFYIATGLSITLGYHRLFSHLSFRARTPVKFATLVFGACAFENSALDWSSDHRKHHKHVDHEDDPYDISKGFMWAHIGWLLFKLGPEQPMDNVNDLKRDPLVMWQHRWCIPMAFAMGFGLPALAGYLWNGPAGALGGFLLAGVFRVFAVQHCTFFINSLCHTIGKQPYSTKCSARDSAIMALFTFGEGYHNFHHEFQHDYRNGVKSTNFDPTKWSIWLLEKVGLVSDLRRVPEEKILLAEMKETRRRADLQFDDKNAVATVFGHQVQETLHHLSERLAANYAALEKAMTEQAEVSRKAIESWRKETREFAALLADLDRRLPDPA from the coding sequence ATGCAGATACCTCTCTTTACACGCATCCCATGGGATCGCGTCAACTGGACCACCAGCATCTTTCTTGCGGTCATCAACACCCTGGCCCTGACCGCCGTTCCTCTTTACCTTTGGCATTACGGGTTGGACTGGTTTCAGGTCGCACTTTTCCTGTTTTTCTACATCGCGACCGGGCTGAGCATCACCCTCGGCTACCACCGCCTCTTCTCGCATCTCTCTTTCAGAGCCAGAACACCGGTAAAATTCGCCACCTTGGTTTTTGGCGCGTGCGCCTTCGAGAACTCCGCCCTGGACTGGTCGTCCGACCATCGCAAGCACCACAAACACGTGGACCACGAAGACGACCCTTACGATATCTCGAAGGGCTTCATGTGGGCGCACATCGGCTGGCTGCTTTTCAAACTCGGCCCGGAGCAACCGATGGATAACGTCAATGACCTCAAGCGCGATCCTCTGGTAATGTGGCAGCATCGGTGGTGCATTCCCATGGCCTTTGCAATGGGCTTCGGACTCCCCGCTCTCGCCGGCTACCTCTGGAACGGGCCCGCCGGAGCTTTGGGGGGATTTCTCCTTGCCGGCGTCTTCCGCGTGTTCGCCGTGCAGCACTGCACATTCTTCATCAATTCGCTTTGCCACACGATCGGCAAGCAGCCGTATTCCACAAAATGCAGCGCGCGCGACAGTGCCATCATGGCGCTTTTCACGTTTGGCGAGGGTTACCACAACTTCCACCACGAGTTTCAGCACGATTACCGCAACGGCGTGAAGTCCACCAATTTCGATCCGACGAAGTGGTCGATATGGCTGCTTGAAAAAGTCGGGCTGGTGAGCGATCTGCGTCGCGTCCCGGAGGAAAAGATCCTGCTGGCGGAAATGAAGGAGACGCGCCGCCGAGCCGACCTTCAATTTGACGACAAGAATGCCGTTGCAACCGTTTTCGGCCACCAGGTGCAGGAGACCCTTCACCATCTCAGCGAGCGTCTCGCGGCAAATTATGCGGCACTCGAGAAAGCCATGACCGAACAAGCCGAGGTTTCTCGAAAAGCGATCGAAAGCTGGCGCAAAGAAACCCGCGAGTTTGCCGCGCTGCTGGCGGACCTCGATCGACGACTGCCGGATCCGGCCTAA
- a CDS encoding MBL fold metallo-hydrolase yields MKFTNLTRAEEIGANCYLIEAEGSRVLLDAGMHPREMGAAATPDFRLLGGKGFDALVLTHAHQDHVGCVPLAMRQAPGKPVFMTEATAALSDVMLHNSVNVMMRQREESGVVDYPLFSHREVERLVDDWRIVPLSARFDVAGERAGPDSRGLTCEFFDAGHILGSVGVLIRAEGRRVFYTGDVNFEDQTLMRGAKFPEENIDVLIMETTRGDSPVPQGFTRKSEEQRFLATLQSALDAGAPVLIPVFALGKTQELLALLYEGKKTGALRGGFGLYVGGLGAKITAATDRLRGSSPRQHGDLKLAACLPMEVVGGQDISQLPVIPRTVYAVSSGMMTENTLSNTLAPRILENPSAHCMFVGFSDPKSPAGLLRSAPEGADVVLDARRRPVRRRCKVDEFTLSAHATREHLLDYARRVQPKKIILVHGDPPAVAWFAREIPRVCPNTEVLVPPPGQVVEI; encoded by the coding sequence GGGATCGCGCGTTTTGCTCGACGCCGGAATGCATCCCCGCGAAATGGGCGCCGCCGCCACGCCGGATTTCCGGCTTTTGGGCGGAAAAGGTTTCGACGCGCTGGTGCTCACGCACGCCCATCAGGATCACGTGGGCTGTGTGCCGCTTGCCATGCGCCAGGCGCCCGGGAAACCGGTTTTCATGACGGAGGCAACCGCCGCGCTTTCCGACGTGATGCTCCACAACTCCGTCAATGTCATGATGCGGCAGCGCGAAGAATCCGGGGTTGTGGATTACCCGCTCTTCTCGCACCGCGAAGTCGAGCGTCTGGTTGATGACTGGCGCATTGTGCCGCTCTCGGCGCGTTTCGATGTTGCGGGGGAGCGCGCGGGTCCGGACTCCAGGGGGCTCACATGCGAGTTTTTCGACGCGGGGCACATCCTCGGCTCTGTCGGCGTGCTGATCAGGGCGGAGGGGAGGCGGGTGTTCTACACAGGGGATGTGAACTTCGAGGACCAGACTCTCATGCGCGGGGCCAAGTTTCCCGAGGAGAACATCGACGTTCTCATCATGGAGACGACGCGCGGAGACAGCCCGGTTCCGCAAGGTTTCACGCGCAAGAGCGAGGAGCAGCGCTTCTTGGCGACGCTGCAATCTGCCCTCGATGCGGGGGCGCCGGTGCTCATTCCGGTGTTCGCCCTCGGCAAGACCCAGGAGTTGCTGGCGCTGCTTTACGAGGGCAAAAAGACAGGCGCTTTGCGTGGCGGATTCGGGCTTTATGTGGGCGGCCTCGGCGCGAAGATCACAGCTGCGACGGACCGACTGCGGGGAAGTTCCCCGCGGCAGCATGGGGATCTCAAATTGGCAGCATGCCTGCCGATGGAAGTCGTGGGTGGGCAGGACATCTCCCAGCTTCCGGTAATTCCCCGAACGGTTTATGCGGTGTCGAGCGGCATGATGACCGAAAATACGCTGTCCAATACCCTTGCTCCGCGGATCCTCGAAAATCCTTCCGCGCATTGCATGTTCGTGGGGTTCTCCGACCCGAAGTCCCCTGCAGGCTTGCTGCGATCCGCTCCCGAGGGGGCGGACGTGGTGCTCGATGCGCGTCGGCGTCCGGTGAGGCGGAGGTGCAAAGTCGACGAGTTCACCCTGAGCGCCCACGCGACGCGCGAACATCTTCTGGATTACGCCCGGCGCGTGCAACCGAAGAAGATCATCCTCGTGCACGGTGACCCGCCGGCGGTGGCTTGGTTCGCGCGGGAGATCCCGAGAGTTTGCCCGAACACGGAGGTCTTGGTGCCTCCTCCCGGGCAGGTGGTTGAAATTTAG